Genomic segment of Erinaceus europaeus unplaced genomic scaffold, mEriEur2.1 scaffold_454, whole genome shotgun sequence:
TTGTGGGATCAACCTTGGACGGACGCACTAAGTAGATGCCagagtgaggggccaggtggtgatgcatctagttacattacagtgtgcaaggactcaggttcaagccctgcaggtgggcaaaccttcacaagtttgcaggtgtctctctgtctctcttcctctctacccccctcctctttccatctctctctgtctctatccaaaagtaagtaagtaaataaataaaaatttagattcTAGATTGAAGTCTGACTCTGCATTTTCCACCACTCCAGATACCTACTTAAGCTCAGGACTCAAGGCTTAACTAGACTCTACAAAGACAAGGCTCAAGCCAATGTTTAATCCTCACCCCCATCTTACATGAAAGGCAAACCAATAAGCACATGGAAATACTATTTATTACAAAGGTAGAAAGCAAATTAATAAATTGGAGGGGACCCTTCAATAATAGGGGATTCAGAGAACCAAAGAAGGGGGGAAGATGGGCTGATAGGTGCAAACAACCACCTCTTCCAAACGGCGCTTCTGCTCCCGGAACCTTGCCCGTCAAGAAAATCTCTTCTGTTTTATTCTACATGGTCCCGGGCTGAGGTCTCTGGGAGAGCAGAATGACATTTGAATAAGCTCCTCTCGACTTAGTGTCAGTCTGTCTGAGAAGCCAGAAAGCAAGCCAGCCACTGCCCTGTCTGCAGTGCAGGAGGGGCACCTGTGGGTGCCTGAGGCAGTAGGAATCCCCCATCTCAGCTTCTTAGGATCAGGCGGGTCTTCTCATCTCCAATGACGaacctacagaaaaaaaaaaaaaagaaaagaaaagaaatacctcTGAACCTGTGGGGAGAGACCCAGATCTTCATCCACTGTGTCTCAGCCCAGAATTCTCCAGAACAATGCCTTCCCGAACCTCTCCAGCCTCAATAGCCTTGTCTGCTGGGAGAAAAGGTTAAACACTTTGCTGTTCGGTTTCCACCCCCTTTTCCTGAGGACACTCTTCTCTGTGCCAGTGGGGAAACAGCAGAAAATCACTACCACGTGGGGATTTTTCTCTAAGCCCTAAACGCAATAGGGCTgcaggcaggcagtggtacaaaCAGTTGGAGGAAGAACTTAACCAAAAGGCCAGCAGAACTGTGGCCCGTGGATCCTTGGGGCCCAAAGAGAGCATGCCCGAGGGGGAAGCAGTCAGCAGATTCTGCCCTTCTGATAACATCCACTTGCTGTACAATCCAGGGAGCGCTGTTGACATTGTATTCTATGCACTCTCGGGGCAGGGGTGGTTTGAAGCCACACAGAGCTAAGTAAAGACTATGAGAAAGTTCAAGTCCAGGAACCAGGCGGTTGGTGCATGCCGTTGAGCACATACAATACATACAATACTatcctcactgggagtatggaccgaccagtcaacgcccatgttcagcgaggaagcaattacagaagccagaccttctaccttctgcatcccacaatgaccctgggtccatgctcccagagggatagagaatgggaaagctatcgggggagggggtgggatatggagattgggcggtgggaattgtatggagttgtacccctcctaccctatggttttgttaattaatcctttcttaaataaaaaataaaaaataaaaataaataaaaaaaaataaaaaaaaaacaatactatcctcaaggaccccagttcaagcccctggtccccacatgcgggGGGTAGAGGggtgaagctttacaagtggtagagcagtactctttctctctttctctccctacctccttttcctctcaatttctctctgtcctatcaaaatttttaaaaagaagaagaaagttcaaGTCCCTAAAGGCCTTATCTGAGCACCTACAGTGACATCCATGCTCCCTGTAAACATTTCCGCTGTGTGAGGCAGAGGCTTCCCTTTGTGACATGTGCTGTGTGTTGAAATAGACTCCTgtcaggggagctgggcggtggcacagcgggttaagggcatacggcgcgaagcgcaaggaccggagtaaggatcccagttcaagccccaggctccccacctgcaggggagtcgcttcacaggcggtgaagcaggtctgcaggtgtctgtctttctctccccctctctgtcttcccctcctctctccatttctctctgtcctatccaacaacaacgacagcaataaccacaacaatgttaaacaacaagggcaacaaaagggaaaataactttaaaaaactataataaaaaaataactacaacaatgatgacaaacaacaagggcaacaaaaggggaaaaaataaaattaaaaaaaaaaaaagaactagactcCTGTCGCTTGCAACCAGAAGTCCCAGAGCCATCATCTTTACCTCTTCCCTTCTCCAAACCCATGTAGGGTCCTAGCTCTCTGCTCTGAAAGTTCTGGGAGCTGTTACAGCACCAAGTGCCCACGATCTGGGCCAGTGGCCAGTATCACACACCTACCTGACGAGCAGTCCTACAAGCAGGCTGGCCAGGAGGGGGCCCAGCCAGTAAATCCAGTGGTAACTCCAGTGGTTGGCCACCACAGCGGGACCAAAGGCACGGGCAGGATTCATGCAGGCTCCAGACACAGCGCCCCTGCAGACACAGCCACGCCAGTCAGTCACCAGAACTCAGCTCAGGTTCATGTCCCCAGGCTGGCCTAGGTAACCTAGGACCTGTCTCTAAGCTGCCATATCATGGGGCTTGGGGAAGGGGTTCACAGAGAAGACGAGGTAAAAGGGTGTCAGCACTGAGAAGAGAAGGCTTGACTCCTTCCTGGTATCCACTCCGCCCACATTGTTGTAGAAAGTTGGCCAGCAGGCTGCCTCTCCAGTGACAGAAGAAGTATCTGGATCCTCTCTGAAGGTGATAAAGTCAAATTGGTGTCAACACCGAGAACTTTGGAGTCCAACTGACCTAGATTCATAACCAGCCTAGTTATTTCTAGCTGCAAGAGCTTTATTTAAAATCTCTCACCTCAATGGAGGTGAAAGTATTGATCTCATAGGTTAtcaaggaaagggagggaggaagaaagggagagggagggtaagaaaagaaaagaaaatgttgaatgagggggcctggtggtggttcaTCTATggagtgcccatgttaccatgttcaaggacctgggttcaagccccgatccccatctgcaggcaagAAGACTTCACAGACTatgaagtaatgttgcaggtgtcattctttctctctgtctctccatctccatctctctgtctcaaacttctatcaaaaaaaaaaagaaagaaaaaaaactggatgCCAAGTATCAAAGAGATAAcggaatgcattggatcgaccttctcgtggtgcatcccgtgagtccccattcattggggaaactgacgatccttcctagccgactgaatccacatggatcacagtcactttcaaagccagcaacaagcagctcctgacagctttcaagctgttggtcctgctcttcgagtcctccaacttaatgttgaggggctgtcctttgccaaacgtgttcttattggtcaattggcgatacagcatcaggcagatgttatctgcctacaagaaacacatatagcagtcgatgaagcttctcgattcaccatcagtggattcaatttaatatgctataatctccatcctaaacacggccgagccatctacgccaaatcgtgtcttgcggacgtttaccatacagcctcttcgaccttctacgactccattactattggaactattcagctcgtcaacgaatataagcctcccagtgcctcatgggataatgaggtcctgcctagcccgaatctcccagccgtttacgttggagactttaatagtcatcaccaagactggggatattcctccactcgtgctgacggctctatcttagccgactgggcttcagcgaatgacctctccctattatacgatcccaaacagccaggctcttttcacagtgctagatggaataaagactcgtcacccgacctgtgctggattagcacagtcaacggcaaagcctttcccgctacgagacaagttctcaagatcttcccgcacagtcatcaccgcccagctatcattcacattggtctccagctcccactgattctgtgct
This window contains:
- the LOC103116685 gene encoding aquaporin-8 gives rise to the protein MVLVLAVCMGAINERTKGPLAPFCVGFSVTVDILAGGAVSGACMNPARAFGPAVVANHWSYHWIYWLGPLLASLLVGLLVRFVIGDEKTRLILRS